One genomic segment of Primulina tabacum isolate GXHZ01 chromosome 9, ASM2559414v2, whole genome shotgun sequence includes these proteins:
- the LOC142555984 gene encoding uncharacterized protein LOC142555984, whose translation MGGYQSKEEANHEKLRLERRAIRLLLSSSQGRYLSACVPLHKAALKGDWEAAESLLANDMTLGKSRITEGGETALHVAALEGHHTFVANLLEKMGDQSSFVLEIKNQKGHTALSFAAVAGHVHIAILMVQKNKKLPMIRGDGCVTPLYMAAFSGHHDMGDYLFPLSGFEMWNENDQIELLTTSIASGLYDLAMRILQQNNTLAGVEDGNGETPLLVLARDPSHFRGPRDTMQQGLSWRTIARATPVLSPHNMKWPKQELSPADVDDESCDAYTLLDYLWNITASRHQQNDIETGQANNTEAFGNANAKLLFTAAESANDEFLVELIGRYPDFIYKVNESKHSIFHIAVLHRHVQCFNLIYELHGVRDLILTYIDTEGNNILHLAGRLAPQNQLNLIPGAALQMQREVLWFKEVEKLVKHSYRNMENNQGQTPHDVFISEHQGLMKEGEKMMKQMAKSCMLVAMLIATVVFTTAFTVPGGYNNAGSPSLQHKRLFYVFPISEAVATLSSLTSMLMFLSILTSRYGENDFLESLPFWIVIGVASLFVSIAAMMVAFCTCLIFYQHGLAPVTVLLFFFATVPVTFIALKYPLLVTILRSTYSCKWLFLSKRRLS comes from the exons AAGGAAGATATCTGAGTGCTTGTGTCCCACTGCACAAAGCTGCGCTGAAGGGTGACTGGGAAGCTGCTGAAAGCTTGTTGGCCAACGATATGACATTGGGTAAATCTCGCATAACAGAAGGGGGGGAAACTGCATTACATGTTGCTGCTTTGGAAGGACACCACACTTTTGTTGCTAATTTACTGGAAAAGATGGGCGACCAATCTTCCTTTGTACTGGAAATAAAGAATCAAAAGGGACACACTGCACTCAGTTTTGCTGCCGTCGCTGGGCATGTCCATATCGCTATTTTGATGGTACAGAAGAACAAAAAATTGCCCATGATCCGTGGTGATGGTTGTGTCACCCCACTCTATATGGCGGCATTTTCAGGCCACCACGACATGGGCGATTATCTCTTCCCATTATCCGGCTTTGAGATGTGGAATGAGAACGATCAAATCGAGCTTCTCACGACATCCATCGCCTCTGGGTTGTATG ATCTGGCTATGAGAATCTTACAACAAAATAACACGCTAGCTGGGGTCGAAGACGGCAATGGCGAGACACCTTTACTAGTGCTTGCACGGGATCCATCACACTTTCGTGGCCCTAGAGACACCATGCAACAAGGACTCAGTTGGAGAACCATTGCCCGCGCAA CTCCAGTGCTATCTCCTCATAACATGAAGTGGCCGAAGCAAGAACTGTCCCCAGCTGATGTGGATGACGAATCGTGTGATGCATATACATTGCTCGATTATCTGTGGAATATTACCGCATCACGCCACCAACAAAATGATATCGAAACCGGACAAGCTAATAATACGGAAGCTTTTGGAAACGCTAATGCAAAACTGCTCTTTACAGCCGCAGAATCAGCAAATGATGAATTCTTGGTCGAGCTGATTGGTCGTTATCCGGATTTCATTTACAAAGTCAACGAGTCCAAACACAGCATATTTCATATAGCTGTTTTGCATCGCCATGTCCAATGCTTCAATTTGATATATGAACTACACGGTGTCAGAGATTTGATACTGACATATATAGACACTGAAGGCAATAATATATTGCACTTGGCCGGCAGGTTAGCCCCTCAAAATCAGCTCAATCTCATACCAGGGGCAGCTCTTCAGATGCAACGAGAAGTATTGTGGTTTAAGGAAGTCGAAAAGTTAGTCAAACACTCGTACAGAAACATGGAAAACAATCAAGGCCAAACACCACACGATGTATTCATCTCAGAGCACCAAGGCTTGATGAAAGAAGGTGAAAAAATGATGAAGCAGATGGCCAAATCATGCATGCTCGTTGCGATGCTAATTGCCACGGTTGTTTTCACAACTGCCTTTACAGTGCCCGGTGGTTACAACAATGCCGGTTCTCCAAGTCTACAGCACAAGAGGCTTTTTTATGTTTTTCCTATCTCTGAGGCAGTGGCAACCCTATCCTCTTTGACATCAATGCTGATGTTTCTGTCCATACTGACGTCCCGCTACGGAGAAAATGATTTCCTGGAGTCGTTGCCTTTTTGGATAGTGATTGGGGTGGCATCCCTTTTCGTGTCCATAGCCGCGATGATGGTTGCGTTCTGCACCTGTCTTATTTTCTATCAACACGGATTAGCACCAGTAACTGTTCTTCTGTTTTTCTTTGCTACTGTGCCGGTCACGTTTATAGCCTTAAAGTATCCTCTTCTAGTTACCATACTACGTAGTACCTATAGTTGCAAGTGGTTATTTCTTTCAAAAAGGCGGTTGTCATAG